The Coccinella septempunctata chromosome X, icCocSept1.1, whole genome shotgun sequence nucleotide sequence aatgttcGAGAAGGGTTattatagatcttcggttctgTTTTCCTGTTCTTCTAACTTTACTAAGCGTTTGATAAAACCACTCTAGTACATGACTTCCTATGATGAGTTTCTGACCGCTACACGTATTTTCTTTTACTAGGCATATTAATTATTGTGGTCTGTCAGTCTGTCTCACAATAAGCAATAACCTCTGTTTTCTTCCTTCATGTATTGCACATTTTCTGCATTCTATTTTCGGTCAGTTTACCTTTTGATATTCATATATTGAAATtaaccaaatatttcaatgaaaatactAAAACCAGACGAAACTTAAAGGTGAATAATTTACATGGTGcgtcaaaaaaaaatcacaaagtgaaatatgttaaaattctcaaaaaggCGGTTGGAAGATGCGAGGAATAAAATAAGGACATCTGTCCAACAAACTaacatttcttcaaattcttTCCTATTatgtggtaattcccaacaacttccctgtgactgaaactggttgactgggataCGAGGCATTTTTTACCGTTTTACATGGCCTTTGACAGATTACTTTCGACATAGGACCATGGATTTACAGACGATATTGAATTGTGAAGTGactgatacttgatgaaaattcataattgaactaaaaacagattatatgattctcacaaaatgagttGTTGAAGAGTTCACCCACTTGAAGTTTTTAGTTCGATTTACAGATGGTCTTTGACTTACAATAATGAACTAACAGATTACCTTTGACTTACAGTCACATGGCTTTTGACTTAGAGAGACTTGAAGTCACAGACTTACAGATTTCCGTTGGCCAACAGTCATAGCCTTACAGGTGGCTGCTGTAGAGTTACAAATGGCCTTTGACTTACAGTCATAGATCTCCAAGTATAACAAGGCCATTCGGCTTTCTCTGTACATCTTTTCTCTCCAGTATTATAGCCAAGCCTGGAcacagttttccacttttttcatATCTTCATTTTAAGTAAAAAGAATCATtactttttcaacttttttttttcattacagaGTCGTGGATGGGGTAGCGACGTGACCAATGACAAGTTCAATGACATATACCATAAACAGATCGAATTATGGGATCAAGTATCCAGAAGAAGTTCCTTATCAGCATTATCCCTTGCCTCTGTGCCACATAAGAATTTCACGAAGAGGGAAAAAGACGAAGACAATAATAAAAGAAGCTCACCGACAAAGGCCGAAAGGAATGCGGAAAATTCGGCAAGACTCATTCGGGATATTGTTAGGCACCATTTGGAAAGGACAACCGGGGGATCTGGTAAAACAAGCAAATGCTGTTCCATCGAGAAACGTcctaatcgttttttttttccattttcaagaaTTGGATGGGTTAATTCTTTCACCCACCAGGGAGAAACTGGAACCGACAATTCCGAGAAAGGATGACGACTCCAGAGGATCCAACAAAAACAGTCCAAAGAAAATTTCACCTATGAAATCTTCGTCGCTGAAGCGCAGTCATCAAAGAACAGCTAAAAGCCCTAGAAACGGTAACGTTAACTGtaaattttgaaacactctgattAATTGAccatgtttcaaattttttttcaatcatttcaaCGTATGAAATTtggaatattttctatttttttgcaTGAGAAATAATCTGAGATCGTTCTAAATAGAACAGTTCTTTACCTAGTGTTCACTGAAGATGGCACATTGGCGAAGCTAGGTTTTTTTTTGGGGTGGGAGTGGATCGTTTTGATAGAAAAAATTCACACATAACTACATAGTTTCAACTCGATGACACAGGTTCCTACAGCAGGAAAACCTGGAGAAGCATGTGATAACTGCCTCTGATGATAGAAATATTCTTTTTCAGTGCGTTCTCAATCAGTAGGTCCCACTACTACTGAGCCAGCAGGAGAAAAAAAGTCACCAAAGAGACAGTCGAGGTCTGCCACAGTGAAAGAGAGGAAGCCCACAACCAATGGACATTCGGCCAGCAGAAAACAAAGACCTTGTAAGCTAGAAGCATGGACAAAGTGTGTGCCAAGACTCGTGAAGTCTGCTTTTTGGCTTTGTCACTTTACGAATTCACACCTAaaaattttgattgattttcACCGTTTGGTGTTTCAGATTTTCTGCATTTTCGGTTTATCATTTCCAATAATGAACCTACTAAGGTGAAAGATCACTAAAATCCTCTGGAAATTTCCACGGTTTATTTCTTGAGACACGTAGACTCTGGGAAACAAAAAAAACTCCAACCTCCGTTCAggcgaattaaaaaaaaacaaaagcggAAAAATGTGAGATGATAAATTGAGTTCTTTGtatcagattgacctaaaattcacaacccaattcaaaaaagtttcGGAAACGGCATGgttagctctaaaaccatcctgaaatttaaaaCCAGGAACTTTATTCGACGGATCACTAACTAATACTTGGTTGAAAATAATGCACGGATTCAATTCAGACTGACAAATGTCCTTGTCCCTAATATTCGAATTAAGGAAAGAGTTAAGCCAGAAGGGTTTACGCGAATTCAGTCTGGGAGTCGTTCTTTGtggaatataggacagaattggaaatgagtcgggaaaggagtgGAGTTTATTCCAAGAATTAGCACTAGTAGTAGGGATATCCCAcacaaatataaattgaaaagaggaggtgctaaaactgatccttgcaTGGGGAAGACCATTATTCAAAGTCAAGAAATTACTACTATTATCATCAAGAAAAACGAAAAACCTTCTATCTAACAGCATGTTTTCtagtaagcgaaccatctttccacacttcagatgTGAATAAGGTTCAAAATCAAACCATTCTTCCATACTATGGAATGCTGCAGATAAATCCACAAATACTGTTCCTGTTTTTAGTTTATCATTGAAACCTGCTTCAATGAATGTGGTGAGGTTCAGGACCTGATCAAAACAATTACTATCTTTCCCGAAACCCCCTTGACAATTTTGGAAggaagaaataaaattttgaaagctGACATCTCAATAGGCCTATTCTTAGACATGGAACCAGGGGGACATCACTTTTCAATGATTTGCCTCCTACCTAAAAGATCGTCAACAACGAATAGAGATTATTGGGAGATGAAACAACAACTGATGCCACAATGGTTGAGAATGGAGTACCACAAGGCAGCATCCTCGGACCAATCCTATTCATACTCTTCGTCGAGGATCTCGATACAGAATACGAATCTACTATGAAAGGTAAATACTTATCCAGAAGCCTTACGAAGCGCTCAAGACTCCGCGAATCTGGCAAACCAATGGTTTCCACGCAAGGAGGAATAATTACCCTTGAACAAACCAGCAAGATTACTTAGTGTACATGTTGATGAATGCTTGAATTGGGTTGAGCATATCGATAAGAGACTTTCTAATTTAGCCACAATATGTTATTCCCTGGGAATAATCTACCAGGCAGTGAATCTAGAAAAAGATATGGAGTAATTTTCTACAGAAGTAAAAGAGCAGCTAACAGAGTATTTGTTCTACAAAAAAGGGCACTGAGACTTATACTATAAATGAGAAGAACTGATTCATTCAGGGGGAAATACTCAATACACAAGAGAGCTTCCTTTTCCTGTTCAGAAACTGTAAATGACTTCGAAGGCCTAGGAACAAGCAGACATTAAACTAGGAACAACCAACTGAAGTACCCCTACCATCGACTTACAGCAACAGAAGAAGGCCCTAAGTATACTTGTATCAAATACTTCAAAACAATTCCAGCTAATATCAGAGctgagaataatctgaaaatgttcAAGAAGAAGATCCGCCTCCTCTTGAGAATTGAACCAAATGCTGTGGAAGAACTCCTAAATGATATATGGGTCTCTACGGTTAGTAACTTATGCTTCTTATTGACGCTGTACTTGtacttcatttgaaataaagactCATGCTGTATGCTTTTCTGAAGGAGAATATTTGGAAATTCTCTGATACAAATGAAGTCAGAATTCTTAAGGTCAATTATGTCCCCCAACAGAGCTAGCTTCTCTTGCTGCTACTCCAACTTGTCCCTTTCCATTCATTCCATAGTTCTAATGGCCACCAGCATCTGGGGAGAATTCAAGAAGGCTATACATCCTCGCTCCTACAAGTATCTGGTTCTTATAGTAACAAATTGCCTATTCATTTCTGGCACAAACGTTGGGTTGTCATTCAAAAAACTCATCCACTTCAATATACATGAAAATTGgcgtaatttgaaataaaatttgacctgttcgagcatttttctacaaagttattttactcactctgtatgaaTTAGTATTTGAAGTGAACAGAGTGTACGTGGACTTAACTCGTCgtataaaatttttgtgtttcatTGGAAATGATAAACCTTTTTGTCAAACTTGCAGCGTTTCCTGAATTTTGACACATAATCTGGAAGGAATTATCTAAAGGGTACTTATATTTTTGCCGTTTTCTCTGTGTTTGATCCATGTCAATGTCCTGAGCACCAAACGATAATTTCTTCTACGATTGCATGATGGTTTCACCGAAAAACTCATCGAATTGATTTTGAACAGAACCTCACGTCTTCATTTACACCCATTTCAATTGAAAACATGAAATCACTAAATTTGTTGAGGGAAAACTTGAGGTACTGCTTTAAATTAAATCTGGGACTTCAGATTTCATTAATTGAGTGTCAAATGGTTTGAATGGCTTGTGAAGCATTTGCGAGGTGTTGATGTGAAACTGAATGCTTTCTTTCATATTCTTAACCATTATTCCGGTGTTTTAGCGTCCTTGAACACCACAGCCTCATCCCGATCTAAATCTAGTTCGGTTACATCAAAAAATGAAGACGATACATTGGCCAAagcaaatacaaaaaattcattagaATCATCTAAGTCTAAAGTATGCACTAAAGACGTAAGAAAAGGAGTTTCTGGAGGTAAGAATATACACGACCCTTGGCACACACAGAGTTTTCACCACTTATATGTACGTATTTTAGTTGGTTGAAATCATTGAAGAATCACACAGtcgagtgaaaaaaaaaaattcaaaatgaaatcacTGCATAATATTTCTTGTTTGAAAACTTGCATTGTATCGATCTAAGTTTAGTGGAAATTCCGTGATGTAACTTCACTTTTTCGATTTAGCTGATGCAGGGAAGTCCGAGCCAGCAAACGAGGAAGAAAAAGAGGATGTACCAGCTGTAGATAAGGAAGAACAGATTTACAATGCTGAGCCTGTTGTTAAATCTCCACCAGAACCTACTCGTGTTAAATCTCCCGAACAAATCCTGATGAAGTCCCCAGATCCCGTCAATTGGACCGTTCCATTAGATACAGGGAAAACATTTACTGTTACACAGAATATTAGAGAAGGTGAGATATTACTTCAGTATAATGACTTTTATAGCCCCTCTTCGATAATATGAATTTAAACGCATCATTATCGTGCATCCATCAAACATCAGACATAAACTGCTCATCCAAAGTTAAGGCtattaatatttttctgataacgATTAGAGAAACGTCTTCTAGATCAACGTGAATcaagtttaatcattttttgtCTAATAATTTTCTCTCATAAAATCGAACGGTTTTACGCGATGAAAAAGCAAATTTTCGTTATGCCAAGACCTGAATTATTGGACCACGATGCCTACCGAGCCCTTCCTTGagatcttcttcttctacgtgggATGCCTGCATCGGGCTTAACATGACCGCCAGCCAACAAACAACTAGGAAGCTTGATGTTGCGGGGCACCCTTCGTTGTCTATGCACCCTTCTCTTAGTAAAAAGACCAAGGGGGGATAGTTGAAACGAAGTCCCACAATCGCTGTGGGCAGCAAAGAGCAATCGGTGAACCAGGCCAAGTGAAACCTGCAGGTACAAGAAGCCTATTTGGTGTAAACCATAGGTCTCTATCAGGAACAATTAGTCTGTAGGGTTCGGTGAAGTAGAGGCTGGTGGCTGCGTGGTCCCCTCTATAAAGAAGGGATGCATTGACATCCTCCACCATCTTGAGAGCCCTCATCGTATGTCCCCTAAAAAGTCCACTTCACGCCATTGTCTCTGTTCCCAGACTGTAAGAGCTGTCTTTATAGCCAACTCTATTACTATACGAGGTGTCCAGAAAGTAAAACTATAGCAGACACTCAATCGCTGTCGTAGGGGTAGATCTCAGAGGCTTCGTAATGTTTAGGCAAGCTCTTGGGATGCTTGAGGCTGTTCGATCTCAAGTATAAGTGCACTGAAACAGTTTATCAAAGACCTCGAAGTAGTGCTACAGTTCCACTAGAATTCTGCTTATAAACTCTGCCGGTGAGAAGTGAGAAGACAGCCCCTGAGAACTTGCAGAATAGCAAGTCAATGTCTTCTTCAAAGTCGATTTTTGTCAACTAAATAACGTGGTGGAAAGTATGCAAAACAGATGACAAGCAATTAATTGATGCACGTGAAGGTCATACTTTGTATTGAGGAGGAGTAGAAccatgaatttttgaaattttcagtatttcgGTTGTGAAATTTCatactttttcaaatattgtgTTTTGTAACTGTAATCTCATAATTCCAACTTCAAAAACCCTACATATTTCAGAACGAAATAGGGTTTTTCTGAAGGGAAAACACAGAAATCAATTCATAATCCCCAAGttttgacgagcagtttatTTTCTGACCAAAATTCGAGTTTTCTCCTATCGCATGTGAATTCAATATCGTTTTTGTGTATTTTCCTACAGATGATCTCGGAAGTCGTCCACATAGCGAGGTGAAAGCGTGGACCCCTTCAGAAATACCACCCCCAGTTGCCCAATCAGCTCCACCATCCCTAGTTGATATCGAAAGAGGTCACGAACTATCCTAAGTGGGTCGTTTTATGCTTTCCTTATAAAAGTTTGGTTTTATTGCTTCAAATATGGATTAGTCGGGGGTCTTCGATCTCGAGGACAGAGCAGGGAGATCGCTATAAAGGTAAATATATCTagtgaaacaaattttttttttccaaggtGCAGAAGAAACCACAGTATGTTAATGTTTCATCACAATTTGCAAGAGTGAACAAATCACATTTTGCATGGATGTAATCAGAAACACCTCATCAATAATGATGATTTAACATAAGTTAAATAACAAAATGGCCaattctgtacaaaatttaaatttgaatatctcaaaacGAATGAATTTAATGAAACAAATTAAAGATGCTTATCTAATCAAAGGCTCATTGTAATTGGTAACAAAAGAGTGCTGGTCGGGAGATCTTGGGGGTAATGCTGAATGCGGAATTCTCTGGATTTCAGTACTCACCCCTAGTGAGATCTACACttctcaacaattgatagggatCAGGGATCACTGAACTTCCATCAATTTATTATAGGAATATTAGTTCGAGATGTCCATTTTGATCAGATATCAGAATATTTTTAGTTATCagtttatattcatatttttcttcagaaaagaatgaatatttccatagaaaaaaattaattggaaaaattagAAATTCTGGGTTTGCACAacagagaaaaaacaatttaataaagagaaaactgaaagtctCCATTGAGCCGGGATGCTGGATACATGGATTCCTCCCAGCGTTGATGATCAAAAGGAGATCTTGCATGGGCAGTTGTTGTACTGCGCTGGTAACATCCACTATGAATTTTTAAGCTACTGAGTTGTTTTGGATGAACCTATATTCCAAGGCCGATTTGACTTTGGTCAAATTCCAATAATGTGTAACAATTCTACAAAAAACAtgttttattgaacctttgaaTATCACCCTTTTCTAgaagctttgagtattcaatattaataataataatactcaaGTTAATAACCAAGGCTAGAAGATACAAATTATTTAGGTtaatttttcccattttttttccAGCTGGGATCCACCTGCTATCGGTAGTTTAGTTAGCTTTCATCACTCAAGTGAAGAAAGCACACAAGGACTTGATATAAAATTTTAGTAGATAGATGTCGCCCCATGTGAGTGGTAAAAAAGAGGCTTCGTCTCATTCATAACAAGGAGAATAATTGGTGTATTAATAATAATCTAGGAATCATTCGAGCCCCTGTTTTTCGGTGATAatttcgtaaaaaaaattgattgaatgaATCTGTTATTATCTAGATTTGAGTATGGAATTCTCCTCCTATACTTAAAGGACCTCTAGTTCCAGTCTCGACTTTCTGTCCATTGGGATTATAAGAAAATGTCCATACTCAGTTCATTTATACAAGGTGCTAATCTCTTGTAGGGTATCATCCAAAGAGAAACCCCAGGGTCATAACAAGCTCCGGAACATATATAAGTAGGTATATACATACTCATCATTTGTTTATTTAGCGCGAATACGTACCCAATGCTATGAAGCTAGTTAATCTTAGTCTTGCTAGAAATGTCCAACATTTTCAGACTGATTAGAAGGAAGAAATTAATCATACCGAGACAGGGTCATGAATGTTTTCCTAAATTTCGATATACTAAATCGCACCTGTCTTAAAATTTTACCTTCCGGAACTTGCTACGGCCCTACATTCCACGAacgaatgatttttttcactccTCATAACGATATTCGTAAAGGTACTCGATAAAGACGTTTGTAGAATGATATTTTGATAATTCGAAAATGATTAAATTTCTTGTTCGGTACGTCCCCTGTTGGAGTATCAACTGAACAGAAATTATTTTAATGATATTTGCGGTTTTATTCGAAATACCTATGCTTAACTGAGATCTTGTTAGCCCTTCATAAATTTGGGAAGTTGATGATTGTTTCGAATCTTATAGGTGAATGTGTTTCAATGctgaattttatatttatttagcGTACATCGAACGCACCTGTATAACTTACTCAAACAGGTACATGGTTGGTAGAACCAGAAGAAGAACGAGAAGAAAAATGATGACGAATGTGATATGATACTATTTAAAAGTTTTGAGCTTTGGAAGTAACGCTTGCTTGCGTTGAAGTCTACCAATTTTGTACCAACACACGGCATATTTAAAagttattcattattttctttcgagagtatattatatatatattatacaaatatattatataaatatataaagtTTCTGTTAAACATGTTGTTTTTTTAAAATACAGATTTCCGAGACACATAACAAATTATAAATCTGAATCCACACCTGTACCCATACATTATTATTATGGAGGATGTATTGAGAAATTCGACAGATTTTCAATTGTAACCCCACGGGATTTCGCTGGCAGTTCATGGgaattttatgaaggaaattttcactccgataatttttttactttctCCTCACGTTTGGGATATTTCAAATAGGGGGTTGTCAATTTATTTTTCCAGAAACTCctgttcttcatgaaaaataaatctTTCATCCTTCAAACCACTCCCAGTAGAGAAACGCTTAGACTATAATGATGAAAAAAGGTGATGATTTTTATGTTGAAATACTGTTTATAATTTGGGTTCGAAATggagaatcagaaaaaaaatttataccgCAGTCCTTCGTTAATTCGGTATTTAATTAGTATACAGTAAACAATTTGCAATCAACCCTGTGACTAATTCACAGCAGTAGGTGAAGAATAATGAATTCAGGAAAGCTTGAAATATTTCTGTTGTCATATTTAGTGTCAAAATTCGATAAATACTTTAGTGTTGATTTAATTAATTAATCCTGATGTAAAAACGAAATGTCGATCTGCGTGACATCTAGGATCtgacaatgaaaattatatGGCAGCCGTGCAGATTACTTTTTAGTTTGGCTACCCGCCCAGATTAGTTCAGTCCAACTCTGACAGGTGGCGCCAACCATCTACATAATACTCACTGTCCGACTCCTCCAGCCTTTAAGTATAACACTTTTCAATGGTAATTACATATGGGCCCCGTGTGCGGCCATGGACGGATCTAGGAGCGGTGGTGAGGTGATTTGATAGCGGTAAGTCCTCGAAGATGGCTACCCCGTAGCTGTCTTGGGGCACGCAGACTTCGACTTCGAGGTCAAGGACACCTAGTGGCTTGACCTTTGTTTGAAGTGGAATAGTCGACTTCTGCGCCTACGATGCGCACGTCTTGCTGaaggaaaattttaaaataatgaaaatagttTTCCGCCATATTTG carries:
- the LOC123321617 gene encoding nuclear protein MDM1 isoform X2, coding for MQLHSEYRSTYRWHEYTGPRQEVVRKAPQTNAVPPSSDIMNDVCHTSKPREENTNNDMRIAEPAMPRRKKYPDIAYRHNEFFTSKNENKAEPRLRDRESSLLKKAISKISTEYRFQFAWPNGHVSRRDAAGCTSASPRKSKSLGALKPSANAIIHRKRIDIGNASELEPLFDEKNNRDEKPEEFNTEYKKKFRPFSELYSEGKITVNKKPSSNKDEPDGSGSSFVNGDNNDSWYREVVELRKKAVEYRSRGWGSDVTNDKFNDIYHKQIELWDQVSRRSSLSALSLASVPHKNFTKREKDEDNNKRSSPTKAERNAENSARLIRDIVRHHLERTTGGSELDGLILSPTREKLEPTIPRKDDDSRGSNKNSPKKISPMKSSSLKRSHQRTAKSPRNVRSQSVGPTTTEPAGEKKSPKRQSRSATVKERKPTTNGHSASRKQRPSSLNTTASSRSKSSSVTSKNEDDTLAKANTKNSLESSKSKVCTKDVRKGVSGADAGKSEPANEEEKEDVPAVDKEEQIYNAEPVVKSPPEPTRVKSPEQILMKSPDPVNWTVPLDTGKTFTVTQNIREDDLGSRPHSEVKAWTPSEIPPPVAQSAPPSLVDIERGHELS
- the LOC123321617 gene encoding nuclear protein MDM1 isoform X3, with the protein product MIGSFWNLCRACPSMPVDKLHSEYRSTYRWHEYTGPRQEVVRKAPQTNAVPPSSDIMNDVCHTSKPREENTNNDMRIAEPAMPRRKKYPDIAYRHNEFFTSKNENKAEPRLRDRESSLLKKAISKISTEYRFQFAWPNGHVSRRDAAGCTSASPRKSKSLGALKPSANAIIHRKRIDIGNASELEPLFDEKNNRDEKPEEFNTEYKKKFRPFSELYSEGKITVNKKPSSNKDEPDGSGSSFVNGDNNDSWYREVVELRKKAVEYRSRGWGSDVTNDKFNDIYHKQIELWDQVSRRSSLSALSLASVPHKNFTKREKDEDNNKRSSPTKAERNAENSARLIRDIVRHHLERTTGGSELDGLILSPTREKLEPTIPRKDDDSRGSNKNSPKKISPMKSSSLKRSHQRTAKSPRNVRSQSVGPTTTEPAGEKKSPKRQSRSATVKERKPTTNGHSASRKQRPSDAGKSEPANEEEKEDVPAVDKEEQIYNAEPVVKSPPEPTRVKSPEQILMKSPDPVNWTVPLDTGKTFTVTQNIREDDLGSRPHSEVKAWTPSEIPPPVAQSAPPSLVDIERGHELS
- the LOC123321617 gene encoding nuclear protein MDM1 isoform X6: MYQFTLDRESSLLKKAISKISTEYRFQFAWPNGHVSRRDAAGCTSASPRKSKSLGALKPSANAIIHRKRIDIGNASELEPLFDEKNNRDEKPEEFNTEYKKKFRPFSELYSEGKITVNKKPSSNKDEPDGSGSSFVNGDNNDSWYREVVELRKKAVEYRSRGWGSDVTNDKFNDIYHKQIELWDQVSRRSSLSALSLASVPHKNFTKREKDEDNNKRSSPTKAERNAENSARLIRDIVRHHLERTTGGSELDGLILSPTREKLEPTIPRKDDDSRGSNKNSPKKISPMKSSSLKRSHQRTAKSPRNVRSQSVGPTTTEPAGEKKSPKRQSRSATVKERKPTTNGHSASRKQRPSSLNTTASSRSKSSSVTSKNEDDTLAKANTKNSLESSKSKVCTKDVRKGVSGADAGKSEPANEEEKEDVPAVDKEEQIYNAEPVVKSPPEPTRVKSPEQILMKSPDPVNWTVPLDTGKTFTVTQNIREDDLGSRPHSEVKAWTPSEIPPPVAQSAPPSLVDIERGHELS
- the LOC123321617 gene encoding nuclear protein MDM1 isoform X5, with the protein product MIGSFWNLCRACPSMPVDKLHSEYRSTYRWHEYTGPRQEVVRKAPQTNAVPPSSDIMNDVCHTSKPREENTNNDTSELEPLFDEKNNRDEKPEEFNTEYKKKFRPFSELYSEGKITVNKKPSSNKDEPDGSGSSFVNGDNNDSWYREVVELRKKAVEYRSRGWGSDVTNDKFNDIYHKQIELWDQVSRRSSLSALSLASVPHKNFTKREKDEDNNKRSSPTKAERNAENSARLIRDIVRHHLERTTGGSELDGLILSPTREKLEPTIPRKDDDSRGSNKNSPKKISPMKSSSLKRSHQRTAKSPRNVRSQSVGPTTTEPAGEKKSPKRQSRSATVKERKPTTNGHSASRKQRPSSLNTTASSRSKSSSVTSKNEDDTLAKANTKNSLESSKSKVCTKDVRKGVSGADAGKSEPANEEEKEDVPAVDKEEQIYNAEPVVKSPPEPTRVKSPEQILMKSPDPVNWTVPLDTGKTFTVTQNIREDDLGSRPHSEVKAWTPSEIPPPVAQSAPPSLVDIERGHELS
- the LOC123321617 gene encoding nuclear protein MDM1 isoform X4, whose translation is MPRRKKYPDIAYRHNEFFTSKNENKAEPRLRDRESSLLKKAISKISTEYRFQFAWPNGHVSRRDAAGCTSASPRKSKSLGALKPSANAIIHRKRIDIGNASELEPLFDEKNNRDEKPEEFNTEYKKKFRPFSELYSEGKITVNKKPSSNKDEPDGSGSSFVNGDNNDSWYREVVELRKKAVEYRSRGWGSDVTNDKFNDIYHKQIELWDQVSRRSSLSALSLASVPHKNFTKREKDEDNNKRSSPTKAERNAENSARLIRDIVRHHLERTTGGSELDGLILSPTREKLEPTIPRKDDDSRGSNKNSPKKISPMKSSSLKRSHQRTAKSPRNVRSQSVGPTTTEPAGEKKSPKRQSRSATVKERKPTTNGHSASRKQRPSSLNTTASSRSKSSSVTSKNEDDTLAKANTKNSLESSKSKVCTKDVRKGVSGADAGKSEPANEEEKEDVPAVDKEEQIYNAEPVVKSPPEPTRVKSPEQILMKSPDPVNWTVPLDTGKTFTVTQNIREDDLGSRPHSEVKAWTPSEIPPPVAQSAPPSLVDIERGHELS
- the LOC123321617 gene encoding nuclear protein MDM1 isoform X1, which codes for MIGSFWNLCRACPSMPVDKLHSEYRSTYRWHEYTGPRQEVVRKAPQTNAVPPSSDIMNDVCHTSKPREENTNNDMRIAEPAMPRRKKYPDIAYRHNEFFTSKNENKAEPRLRDRESSLLKKAISKISTEYRFQFAWPNGHVSRRDAAGCTSASPRKSKSLGALKPSANAIIHRKRIDIGNASELEPLFDEKNNRDEKPEEFNTEYKKKFRPFSELYSEGKITVNKKPSSNKDEPDGSGSSFVNGDNNDSWYREVVELRKKAVEYRSRGWGSDVTNDKFNDIYHKQIELWDQVSRRSSLSALSLASVPHKNFTKREKDEDNNKRSSPTKAERNAENSARLIRDIVRHHLERTTGGSELDGLILSPTREKLEPTIPRKDDDSRGSNKNSPKKISPMKSSSLKRSHQRTAKSPRNVRSQSVGPTTTEPAGEKKSPKRQSRSATVKERKPTTNGHSASRKQRPSSLNTTASSRSKSSSVTSKNEDDTLAKANTKNSLESSKSKVCTKDVRKGVSGADAGKSEPANEEEKEDVPAVDKEEQIYNAEPVVKSPPEPTRVKSPEQILMKSPDPVNWTVPLDTGKTFTVTQNIREDDLGSRPHSEVKAWTPSEIPPPVAQSAPPSLVDIERGHELS